Genomic DNA from Bacteroidota bacterium:
ATAAACTGTGTCATATATAATAGGTAAACCCGGGCGTCTTGGCAAAACCCGAAATGCTTAAGTCCCCGCTGGCAAGTTTGTAAACGCGCCAAGCTTAGCTGCTATATATATCCGAGGGTTTCTTTTTTCATCCGCTCGTCCTTTTCTAAACAAAAGCACTGAAAAGCGTATTTGCTTGACTCTTTCGCAAATTAGCAAAACACTTCTTCCTATTAGCTTGCCTTGTTTTCCTATTTGCTTGACCTCTTTGCAAATTAGCAAAACACTTTTTCCTATTAGCTTGCCTTGTTTTCCTATTTGCTTGACCTCTTTGCAAATTAGCAAAACACTTTTGCAAACATGCTTTCGAGCTTTAATTGATGGAAATGGCGTGTTTCGGATGGTTTTCGTGGTTTTTCAGGGGTTTTGCACCATCAGGCTCTCTTCGCTTGGCTTGGTGTTTTAGCCTTCAATATTTATAACAGAGCAAGCCTCACTAATGCCAAAGGCATGGATAACCACAAACGATTTGCAGTATTTGCTTTCGGGAATGGGGATGGCGTTCCTAAAGCATAAAGGTATAAGACGGCAGATTTATTCTAATTGAATATACGCCTTTAATCATTCCGAACATTTTGTTGGCAAATCGGTGAATAATAACACCTATCTGATTATTTTTGCGGCGCTTTAAAGAAGATTATGAGTACCAATCTTGATTATTTACCTATAGCAATGCAATTTATATTCGTGGCGGTATTCATCGCCGGGATGATTGCTCTTTCGCATTTTGTCGGCCCACGCAGAAGTTCGCCCAACAAAAACTCCAGCTTTGAGTGTGGCATTCCTCTATATGGTAGCGCTCGAATCCCATTTTCCGTTAAATATTTTTTAGTAGCAATTCTGTTTGTCATCTTTGATGTGGAAGTGATATTTATGTATCCTTGGGCCGTTAATTTTAGAAGCATGGGGCCGGAAGGTTTTTATAAAATGCTGATGTTTATGGGTTTGCTTTTGATTGGGTTTTTTTATGTGATAAAAAAGGGTGCCTTAGATTGGGAATAAAGTAATTTTTGAAAATGACAGAAGTAATTAAAGGAGGCATAAAGATGGCAGAAGCCCCTCAGGGTTTACAAGGGGAAGGTTTTTTTGCCACACAGTTAGATAAAGTAGTAGGATTGGCTCGCTCCAAGTCCCTGTGGCCGCTTCCTTTTGCTACCTCTTGTTGCGGGATTGAATTTATGGCGACCATGGCTCCGCATTATGACTTGGCGCGTTTTGGTTCAGAGCGTCCCAGTTTTTCGCCCCGTCAGGCAGACATGTTGATGGTGATGGGAACCATAGCCAAGAAGATGGGTCCAATCCTTCGTCAGGTCTATGAACAAATGGCAGAGCCTCGTTGGGTGATGGCCGTGGGGGCTTGCGCTACTTCGGGAGGAATATTTGATACGTATTCGGTTCTACAGGGAATTGACAAAATCATTCCGGTTGATGTTTATGTGCCGGGATGTCCTCCTCGTCCGGAACAGATTTTGGATGGCGTAATGAAATTGCAGGAGTTAGTCAAGAACGAGCCGATGAGAAGAAGAAATTCGCCCGAGTATAAAGCGCTACTGGCTACTTATGGAATAACTATTTATTAATTGAATGAAACTGTGGCTTTAAGCAATCAGGAAATACAAGAGAGAATCACTACCCATTTCGGCGAAGCTGTAAAAGATTTTACCGAATCTTTTGGCATGATGACCTTTGAAGTAGAAAGAAGTAATGCAATCGAGTTGTTGAAATTTCTTCGGGATGATGAAACGCTTCGCTTTAATTTCCTCACTACTCTATGTGGGGTACATTACCCGGATGCTGAAGTGGAAAGGCAATTTGCAGTGGTCTATCACATGCACAATTGGGTAGATAATGTCCGCATCCGATTCAAAACTTATTTGAATGGACAGAATCCTGAGATAGCGACAGCCACCACCGTGTTTCTTACAGCCAATTGGATGGAAAGAGAAACTTATGACTTTTATGGATTCAACTTTATGGGCCATCCCGATTTAAGAAGAATCCTGAATATGGATGAAATGGTTTCTTTCCCCATGCGCAAAGAGTTCCCTTTGGAAGATGCAAACCGGACGGATAAGGATGACCGGTATTTCGGAAGAGAACCGCAAAATGTGAATTTGAATTAGTGTGAAGAAATGGCAGATTTAGTAATAAAAACAATCGAAGAAAAATACGCGGAGCGGATCAAGCAACGCGAGAGTGAGGATGGCAGTGAATTGTACATTCTGAATCTAGGGCCTACGCATCCCGCTACACACGGAATCTTTCAAAATGTTCTCTTAATGGACGGTGAAAGAATCCTCGATGCAGAGCCAACCATTGGTTACATACACCGTGCATTTGAAAAGATTGCAGAGAACCGCCCTTTCTATCAAATCACTCCACTTACTGATAGAATGAATTATTGTTCTTCCCCTATCAACAACATGGGATGGTGGTTGACTGTGGAGAAGTTACTTGGAATAGAAGTGCCAAAGCGCGCACAATATATCCGGGTCATTATGATGGAACTGGCGCGTATTGCAGATCATTTGATTTGTAATTCAATCCTAGCGGTTGATACCGGTGCTTTCACAGGTTTTCTCTATGTCTTTCAATATCGGGAGAAGATTTATGAAATCTATGAAGAACTATGCGGCGCTCGTCTTACGACCAATATGGGTCGCATGGGTGGATTGGAAAGAGATTTGAGTTCGGCAGCCTTTCGTAAGTTGGATACATTTATGAAAGATTTCCCGGCGGCATTCAAAGAGTTTGAGGATTTGGTTACCCGTAACAGAATCTTTATGGATCGTTGTGTGAACGTGGGGGCGATTAGTGCCGAAAGAGCTATTTCTTATGGATTCACCGGTCCAAACCTGCGCGCAGCAGGGGTGGACTATGATGTTCGTATCGCTTCTCCTTATAGCAGTTATCAGGATTTTGATTTTGATATTCCCGTGGGGAAAAGCGGCGATACTTATGACCGCTATTGTGTGCGCAATGCAGAAGTATGGCAAAGTTTGCGCATCATACAACAAGCAATTGATAAGATGCCCGAAGGGCCTTATCATGCTGATGTGCCGGATTATTACCTGCCGCCTAAAGAAGATGTTTATACCAGTATGGAGGCGCTGATTTATCACTTTAAGATTGTAATGGGTGAGGTACCGGTGCCAGTAGGCGAAGTATATCATTCGGTAGAAGGCGGTAATGGTGAGTTAGGATTCTATTTGATCAGTGATGGAAGTCGCGTTCCATATCGTTTGCATTTCCGCAGACCATGTTTTATTTATTATCAGGCCTTCACCGAAATGACCGTGGGACACTTGTTGAGTGATGCAATTGTAATACTGAGTTCGATGAATGTAATTGCTGGAGAATTGGATTCGTAAGATTTAGAAAATGGCATTAGCAGAAGTTATAAAAGAAGAAATCAAGTTCAGCGACAAATTGCTGAAGCGTATTGACGAGTTAAAATCTCATTTCCCCGAAGGGAAACATAAGAGCGCTTTGCTTACGGTGCTTCATGAGGTTCAGGATGAACATAAAAACTGGCTCAGCATACCGGTGATGGATAAAATTGCTGCCTTGCTCAACATCCAACCTATTGAGGTGTATGAAGTGGTGACTTTCTATACGATGTATAACCAAAAACCAGTTGGCAAATACATGTTTGAATTTTGCAGAACAAGTTGCTGCGCTATTCGAGGATCAGAAGATTTGATGGAATACACGATGAACAAACTCGGGGTAAAAGAAGGGCAAGTGACTGATGACGGAATGTTTTCAGTAAAAGCTACGGAGTGTCTAGGAGCCTGTGGTTACGCTCCGATGTTGCAGTTGGGCGATTTTTATCATGAGTTTTTAACTCCCGAAAAAATGGACAAGTTGATTGAGGATTGTAAGGCGGGAGAAGTAAAATTCTTTTCAAAAGTGTAAGGAATGGCAGGCAAGAAGATATTATTAGAGCACGCAAACGTACCGGGGATAGAAACCTACGAAGTCTATCGCAAGATGGGAGGTTATAGTGGCGTAGAGAAGGCGCTGAAAGAAAAAACTCCAAGCGATGTAGTGGAGGAGGTAAAGAAGAGCGGACTGAGAGGTAGAGGAGGTGCAGGATTCCCCACGGGTCTTAAATGGAGTTTTATAGATAAAAAAAGTGGCAAGCCGCGCCACTTGATTTGCAATGCGGATGAAAGTGAACCCGGAACTTTCAAAGATCGTTACTTAATGGAGAAACTCCCGCATCTGCTGATTGAGGGGATGATTATCTCAAGTTTTGCCTTGGAGGCAAATCAATCCTACATTTATATCCGTGGCGAATACATGTGGATATACAGAATTCTAGAACGCACCATTAACGAGGCCTATGCTAAAGGATGGCTGGGGAAAAATATTCTCGGCACTGGTTATAATCTTGATTTATATGTAACCTGCGGTGCCGGTGCTTATATATGTGGGGAAGAGACTGCTTTGATCGAGTCTTTAGAAGGCAAGCGCGGCAATCCGCGAATTAAACCTCCATTCCCAGCCGTAGTGGGGCTTTACGGGAATCCAACGGTAGTGAATAACGTAGAGACCCTGATGGATATACCTTGGATTATCCGGAATGGGGGAGAAGAGTTTGCGAAGATCGGTATCGGCCGCTCAACCGGAACTAAATTGATTTCTGCTTCAGGAAATATTAAGAAGCCGGGGGTGTATGAAATTGAATTGAATGTACCCGTTGAGGAGTTTCTAATGAGCGATGAATATTGTGGAGGTATGCAAACCGACCGACCTTTGAAGGCCTGCGTACCCGGTGGTTCATCCGTGCCCATACTTCCGGCAAATCTTCTATTCAAAACCGAGAAAGGTGAGACCCGTCTGATGACCTATGAAAGTATGTCAGATGGAGGATTTGCAACCGGTTCTAT
This window encodes:
- a CDS encoding NADH-quinone oxidoreductase subunit B encodes the protein MAEAPQGLQGEGFFATQLDKVVGLARSKSLWPLPFATSCCGIEFMATMAPHYDLARFGSERPSFSPRQADMLMVMGTIAKKMGPILRQVYEQMAEPRWVMAVGACATSGGIFDTYSVLQGIDKIIPVDVYVPGCPPRPEQILDGVMKLQELVKNEPMRRRNSPEYKALLATYGITIY
- a CDS encoding NADH-quinone oxidoreductase subunit C, giving the protein MALSNQEIQERITTHFGEAVKDFTESFGMMTFEVERSNAIELLKFLRDDETLRFNFLTTLCGVHYPDAEVERQFAVVYHMHNWVDNVRIRFKTYLNGQNPEIATATTVFLTANWMERETYDFYGFNFMGHPDLRRILNMDEMVSFPMRKEFPLEDANRTDKDDRYFGREPQNVNLN
- a CDS encoding NADH-quinone oxidoreductase subunit D: MADLVIKTIEEKYAERIKQRESEDGSELYILNLGPTHPATHGIFQNVLLMDGERILDAEPTIGYIHRAFEKIAENRPFYQITPLTDRMNYCSSPINNMGWWLTVEKLLGIEVPKRAQYIRVIMMELARIADHLICNSILAVDTGAFTGFLYVFQYREKIYEIYEELCGARLTTNMGRMGGLERDLSSAAFRKLDTFMKDFPAAFKEFEDLVTRNRIFMDRCVNVGAISAERAISYGFTGPNLRAAGVDYDVRIASPYSSYQDFDFDIPVGKSGDTYDRYCVRNAEVWQSLRIIQQAIDKMPEGPYHADVPDYYLPPKEDVYTSMEALIYHFKIVMGEVPVPVGEVYHSVEGGNGELGFYLISDGSRVPYRLHFRRPCFIYYQAFTEMTVGHLLSDAIVILSSMNVIAGELDS
- a CDS encoding NADH-quinone oxidoreductase subunit A, with amino-acid sequence MSTNLDYLPIAMQFIFVAVFIAGMIALSHFVGPRRSSPNKNSSFECGIPLYGSARIPFSVKYFLVAILFVIFDVEVIFMYPWAVNFRSMGPEGFYKMLMFMGLLLIGFFYVIKKGALDWE
- a CDS encoding NAD(P)H-dependent oxidoreductase subunit E — translated: MALAEVIKEEIKFSDKLLKRIDELKSHFPEGKHKSALLTVLHEVQDEHKNWLSIPVMDKIAALLNIQPIEVYEVVTFYTMYNQKPVGKYMFEFCRTSCCAIRGSEDLMEYTMNKLGVKEGQVTDDGMFSVKATECLGACGYAPMLQLGDFYHEFLTPEKMDKLIEDCKAGEVKFFSKV